The genomic interval GCTTGGTCAGCCCATCATAGGTATCGAAAATGTATTTCATACCTCCTTCGTTGACAGTGCTATTGACTTCATAGCGTTCGTCTCCGATTTCAAGTTCTTCCAAAAGGCGTAGGTATTCTTGCTCATGTTCATTAAACGCGGCGTCAAAATGATCCATCAAATGAGGAATCATTTCAGGAGTTTTATCCAAGTTTTTTTCGTCCATGAAAATGCCTAAATCGTTTCTTTGCGAGCAGCACAATATAAGCGCTCTAAGCCATTATAGGAGAACTTTTCGGTGATTTCGTACAATAAATGAGAATCTTTAAATGGAATTTTACTGCGCTTGTCAAATAAGGTTTTGCAGGACGATATAAAGAGTAAGACTCAAAAAGGATTTGGGTGAAATAAATTATTAGGAAGATAGTGATGAAAAAAGTATTAGTTTGGCTCTTGTGTTTAAGCTTTGTGAGCCCCTTGTTGGCCAAAGAAGAAAAAGTTGAATTGAGTAAGCTCGAACTTCAAGGGACTTTTAAAAAGGTGCCCTACGGCACCCTATTTATTGATGAAAAAGGTGAAGAGTTTATGCTCCTGAAAAAACCTTTGGAAGAAGTAAAAACCGCACTCGACGACGAAGTCAGTATGACAGTTAAAGTGAAACAGGGCGAGAACCGCCGTCAAATTGTTTACATCGCGAGCTTTGAAGTCGTCGAGTAAAGTTTAAGGTTTTGAGATTGAATGGGGAATATCGGTGGTAATTGAATCAACGCCCCATTCAATAAACTTTTTCGCCTGGCGAGCATCATTAATTGTCCAGACATGGCAATCAGTGCCTTGATTTTGGAGTGTTTGAATCATCTCAGTATTTAAATGATTGTGGGAAGTACTAAGGCCATCAATTTTATAATCCTTCAAGGTTTTTAAAACCGAGTCAAAACTCGGGCTGGGCTTGCCTCTTTTCTTTTTGATATTGCACAGCCATGAGGTGTAGATATGGGGAGCATGCTTTTTGACGTCCAGAAGGATTTTTTCTTTAAAGCTGATTATGGCAATTTGTTCAGGTTTCAAAGAGCTGTTGTTGAGAGCTTTTATAATGGGTTCAAGGGTTTCTGGCCCTGACTTGATTTCGATAAAAATCTTTTTCCCCTTTGGAATAGAGGCAAAGACTTCCTCAATTGTCGGGATCTTTGTGCCCTTAAATTGTTTGCCCTTAAAGGAACCCACATCGAGTTTTTGTAATTCACTCAAAGTCGATTTAGCCACGATTAAATTTTTCCCAGCAGTTCTTTTTGTATTTTGATCGTGAATGCAGACCACATGACCATCTTTTGTGAGTCGAAAGTCAGCTTCTATGGCATCGGCATCGTGCTTCCAGGCTAAGTCAAAAGCAGGGAGAGTATTTTCTGGTGCTTGCTTGGAAGCCCCACGGTGAGCCACAACAAAAGTCTCTGCAAACAGAGGGGAAGAGATGAGTAGGGCGAGAGTTATGAGAAATGA from Lentisphaera araneosa HTCC2155 carries:
- a CDS encoding glycerophosphodiester phosphodiesterase; this translates as MISKSSFLITLALLISSPLFAETFVVAHRGASKQAPENTLPAFDLAWKHDADAIEADFRLTKDGHVVCIHDQNTKRTAGKNLIVAKSTLSELQKLDVGSFKGKQFKGTKIPTIEEVFASIPKGKKIFIEIKSGPETLEPIIKALNNSSLKPEQIAIISFKEKILLDVKKHAPHIYTSWLCNIKKKRGKPSPSFDSVLKTLKDYKIDGLSTSHNHLNTEMIQTLQNQGTDCHVWTINDARQAKKFIEWGVDSITTDIPHSISKP